The genomic window ATTACCAGAACGTACCAAGTTGAGGAAGAGTTCAGGCTTCAGAACACCAGAGCACCTAAAACAATGAGCCAAGTCCAAAAATCAAATGTTTCAATTCTCAATCACCCTTGAtttcaaatgttgttgtttttttgtaaaaagaaaaaaggcaaatcacGAGCTGTCATCGCTCTTCATATTTGAGGAAGAGACATGAACTTGGCACAGAGACTCATGCAGCTGTTTGGGCAAACACAAACCAAGGTTCTGAAGCACCGATCCATAAGACCCTCATTGTGGAGTTCTGGTGCACAATGACCAGAAATAAGTCCTTCACACgtttcatttcaaacacttgACGCAGTTGCAATCTGCAGATGGCGGAAATTCTCATCCGGGTCATCTGACCCTGGACCGCTTGACAACAATGGTGCCAGCGACCATGTCGTACACAGTCCTGTTATGCTGGAAGAACAGAAGCGTGACAAAAGCTGGGAAGAAGAAGGCGATTGAAAAGTTCTTGCTCAGGGCTCGCACAGTTGATCTGTCGAGAAAAATAGTGTAGTTAGTTAGAGCGGTGGACACAAAAAATCCCAACCTTCCTTTCCCTCCCGGGATTAATAATATACTCACGCAGACAGAGACACATCAGTTGCCGGCACCACGAGGACCCGGTTGGGCTGAACCAGAACCGAAGAGTCGCATGTCACAACACGGAGTCCAATAAGAAATTTTCCTGGGGTGGCTCCTCCAGCTCCCCAAATACACACAATCTGCAGGGACAAATAAGGTGATCTACTTAGAGGtaaaaaatattataaaaatGTAAACTGCTTGTtcgagaggggggaaaaacttGAATTGTTGCATATTATTATAATTCAAAAAATTGTagttgattgatttcatgtcttaagtgtttgtgtgtaacttGACTTGTACGGCAATATTACCCAAAACATTCCCTGTCCTTCTCGACAGTCATGACTCCTCACCTCATAAAAACAAACTAATATTGGGTACACGAGAGCAACCAGCATCATTTTCTGCAACTCCTCCATCGACGTTTCCTCATCTATTTCATCGATGATAAAATGCATGGCAAACTTGGATACATCCCTGAGTGAAAAGAGAAGCAAGGTAGGTTATTTCatagaacaaaacaaacagtGTCAACTTTGCCACGGCATGAACTTACTTTATTCCACTCAGGTGCATAATACTAATGATAATGGTTGCtttgataaaaaacaaaatgaaaaagtcCACAACTTCAGCCAGGAGTCTTTGGAGAGGTGAGGGGATGGTGTACTCTCGACCTGGAGAATGGATTCGTAGGCTGGGTTAAACAGTTCATGTAAGCACATAGAGCTTTTCTAAATAGCTTGGATGGCGGAAGTAAAGCTTTTTGTTGCAGCgattttaaatgcatttattttctgCTATTTACCTGGCCTACGTGCGTTGCCATTCTCCTGTGGCAGCTGCTGCGGCTGAGTGGGCACTGCAGCCCCGCCCGCAGCTTCACCTCTTCGGCTACTCGGGGATCCAGAGGTGGCTGCATTGAGCGATGACGGGACACCGAAGTATTGACCGCTGGGATCGAGACGCGATGTCGACGGTACGTTTGCCGACTGTAAAACACACGGGTAGGACATGGCTGCTGACGCCGCCAGCCAGCTCTGCCAAGTCACATAGCCGGTGGAATATTGGCACATCCACGCCTGTAACTTCTCACAATACTCCGCGGTGGTGCATTTTTCAGGTACATCTTTCTCGTCTTTGGGTTTGTCTTGTCTCTGTGGAGCTTCTCCTCCGCGATGTTTAAGCGCATTAGAAGCTTTACTTTTATCGGAGtccatgtttgtgttttcaGTGTCCGCCATATTGGACGACGGTGACACAACGCTGACGTCACTCCAATAGTATTTTCTGAGTCCAGAGGGGAGTGTTATGCAACTGTTGGAATTTACGATGTGGTAAATTCAGTGCATTTCTTTTTAAACGGTTTATGTTTGTGCACGATGTAGTTGAGATAAATTCACTGTTGATtaatggggagaaaaaaatccctcaactgttggataaaaaaaagaaatcccgcACGCTTCTCccccttcaaaacaaaatggtacTGGCCAAATTCGCTAACTAATTTCTAAAATAGATTTGACATTTAACATAAAACCAAATTATTCATAgatgaagcaaaaaaataagtAGACCTAAATAGTTTTATATTcacaatttaaaattttaaccAGATTATTGCATATTTCttgctttttattgttttgaagaCAATCAGTAACTATTAACCAATTAAAAGGTAAATTGAACATTTGTAACTAAATACTTTTAACTAACCAGTTATAGGGGAAAATGCTCGATTTTGAGATGGTAACCAGGGGATTTTTGTCcttatagaaaaagaaaaaaaggcacatTTAATGGCCATTATGCTCCACAGTCATGAAGTCTGGCACAACAGGAGCCCACTGCCCCAAAGAGGCTTAATTAGGACAAATCCAGTCTGTGCATCCAAGACAAGAGGCCTCGcaagtgaggggagggggggggtcacagCTTTGACCTCAAGAGGAGATTTGGCCACACCACCACCCTGTTTCAGGAGACTGCCGATACAGTATTAGGAAAATGAGTCTTTGTTCAGAACAAAGCCCCATtgtcaaaaacacacaaaaaatcctGCTCGTTCCATCAGAGTGACTCAAGGTGACTTATTAGTCAATGACAAAATCCTCCTTAATacaaagtctgaagttgcagccaaAACCACACCCTCTGACAATTCTAAATTCCTGCTAAGCACAAAAGACGCCTTAAAACCTCATTCTTGAAAAGCCTGGTCACATGGTCGAAGAATGTTTGCAGACATGACTGTTCTTGTTGCAACAGACTTCAAtttgaaggtaaaaaaaaaaataactggccCTCAATAGACTAACAAAACTTTTTGCAAGAATAGAATTtatggaaaacaaaaatctgaaccACTCCATATAACGAAACATAATTAAGTTTTAGAAAACATCTGTCACACAAACTCTGttcttttgattttattgtatacattttttttccccccaaatgtcCTTTGTCGTTCAACATTTCATTATTGCAAGGCTGGACTTAAGCTTCCTTCTCATAGGTCCTCAATGCAACAACATCACCCATGATACATTTCTATGGAGACAAAATTCATGTAGTTAAAAGGTTACAAGTCAAattagaaattaaaaaaaaaaaaaagctttcaacaACTTACAGCTTCCAGTTTGCCTTCCTGAATCTCTCGTTCCATTGTTGTAGACTTGCCATCCCACGTCTGCTTCTGCACAAGTTTGCCATTCTCAAAAGTGAAGATGGTCTGCAGACAGATTTTAATTTTGAGGCtggcaaaataaaattcattcaaatgcatttatttagaAAACCCACCTTGGTGTTTCGGTCATCTGCCGTGTTCTCATCGAATTCCTCGTTGAGCTTGAATTTGATTTCTTTGGTCTTGAAAGTGCTCTCGGACCTCAGGGTGATGAGGCCCGCATCATCCACGCTGATCACAAGGTTGGGCTTGGCCATGTTGCCCATCTGCCGGGTGGCAAATCCCACACCTCCGTACCAAACAACATTTGCTTCAATTAACACCAAGCAAGCTCAAATGCTAAAATGAAGTTTAGCCTTACCAATAGCCTTCATGTATTCATCAAAATTCTCACTGGCAGTCAGCTTCCAGGTTCCGACAAATTGCTCAACCATGGTGGCGTTTAAAGTCAACTTTGTGGTTCCGAGACACAGAAATGCAAGTCTACCTTTGGTTGCAGGACGCAGACGAGAGGACCAACTGACACGGCGAGGAAATGATACATTTGAAGCTCAGTGGAGCGCACGCTTGATACGGAACCGCCCAATAAGAAGCAGGTGCTGCCATTGCCATGGCAGCAATAGGCTTAAGAGGTGTGTCTTCAAATCAAATTCTGGTGTGTGGGTCGGAACAGGAAATTCTAGTAACTCTTTTGAGTTATTTGGACAAACTAACTAACATTTGATTAATGTTGGCAGTTTTGATAATTTTATATCTGTGAGGTGGGCAAAGTGTGGCCCAGGGGCCACATACTCTGTTCTTTAATCTGGCCCCATTTACTAATATTCAACAAATTATTTAGTATTGTTCATTAAATAATTAGTTGAACAGTAGTAACATTAAAAAAGTATGGATTCCTGTACATTTaagtgttttgtttattttgatgacttaTTGGAATTTAATTGCAGTTGATAAAATGAAACAAGATAATTATTCATTCAATGTTACTAAAGATAAACTATATATTTTGCATCCATTATTGCAAATGATGAAATAAAACTTTTACATatacaatttgaataaaaaatacagtTATTGGATAACTATAACTAAATTAATTATAAATGCCAtttaaaaacaatcatttatttttatgctcAGAAAAAACTATTGCTTACACATTTAAGCTATTCTATTGTACCCCACTGATAAATGACCTGACAaaatcaaaatgacaaaatccCTGCATACCAATTAGATTAGTTTATGCTTCatcaaaacagattttttttatacatcttTCTGTAGGTGCGAGATGTAACCACTAGATGGCGTAGGAAAAGCGTGTGCTTGAACCTGATGGCGTGTCATGAGTTTCAAGGCAAAACCTGGATAAGAATTCCTATCCTGATAACATACtaatttttattattagtttCTTCTGGAGTTCTcttgcagccattttttttgtacagccTATTTCTCTGTAACGCATTGCAGTCTGGAATAGCACCCCCCAAAAAGTCTCCTTGAGATCCAATCTTCATTTTTCTGTTGCGCTTACCCTCACACGGGTGTGCATGGATTACTGTTTCCAAGTTGTTGTCTTCTGCTAAATGCTAACGCATGACGTATTCGTTAGCATCAACTGACATCTACTTATTATGTCATAAATTGAGGCAGGGCTGGGCTGGATGTATGATGGAATGTGCACGCCGGCCTGCATCTGCATACATCCAGATGCCATCCCGAGAAGTCCTTTCCTTCTGGTTTTCATCAACACTTCAAGCCCCATTGATGGCAGAACAGAGGCTATGGACAAAAGCTGTATATACTGTACAAACAGTGCTCTGAGCGGCAGCACACTGACTCATTCTTTAGTCTGTGTGAGAACGGAGGGGGACCCCTTTTAGCTCCTTTGTGTTGGTGTCTGTCAACAGTGTAGTTGCAGGCCGGGCCCATTGTGGCGGCCAGTGTTGCGTATTGACACAGGGCCTCGCTCAGCTTGTTCCCAGGGTCCAACCTGGGGACTCATGAATAATGGAGCGAAGATCCTCCAGGCCAAAAGGGAAATGAAAAGTTGGGCTTGGCTTCTTGTAGacatgaactgtttgctttTACATGCCAGTGGATTGAAGTGTGCTCATGCCACTGattgtgttgctgctgctgctggtcttGTGCCTTGcacactgagaaaaaaaacgatTGCTTCAATCATCGTATTGACGTGAATGGCAGCCACCCCGAGTTCCACCAACAGGGGGCATCCCTTTTAAATCTTGGTCCAAGCCATCTGCCGAAAGGCTCACACAACCTGAGTGGTGTGCCCGCCCTGTTTTTGACTTTATGAGACCACTCCattcaggggagggggggggaaccAGAGGCCAGCGTGGGCgccgcatgtgcgtgtgtgcaacaGACAGAGGGCAGAGCGGTGCCTCTCGCTTGTGTGCTTTGAGCTTTTCCAGCTTTGATCTTCCTCATCCCTTCATCCTTCCACGCCTCCGGCTCCTGGTTCATGTGGCACACCGACGGCGGTGCAAGGTggcgggtggggtggggggggggtcggggttTTCACAGAGAAGCTAGTTGTTCTGTCATTAAAGCGCGAGGCACGGGGACCCCTGCCCAAGGCGTAGTGCCACCGGGCGCAGATTGCAGTGGGCGGCGGGGGGGGCGTTCTAAGGGGGGGATGCACATACTGTACAGTTCTCTGATTCTCTTTTATACTCTTAGATCCCCCCAGTGGGCTGGAATTCTTATGTGAAAAACAACCACCACAGCGCTTAGAGGCTGCCCTCATGACCTCTAACATGGGAAAGTCCGGCGTTCAGCTGCTAGTTATATAAAGCCTGCCAAAGTCATGACATTCCCTGATGAATCGCTCCGGCTTCTAATATCTCTTAGCATATCACATGGAAACATTATTTTCTGGGGcgtgatgttttttgtttttttttaaattgacaaagCTTTATATAGTCTGTGTCCATCGTCTGAGTTATCATGTGAATATTTATGTCAGAAAGCATCCTTATTATCCTCCCAGAGTATGATAATCCTCAGacgtatgccccccccccctccccgccccgCACCCCCACCTGCTGAGCTCAGACTGGAAAACACAGATGCGAAGGCACAGAGCAGAACCCCTAATTGAAGATTAATTGGATAGCGGGGGCACTTACCTTTGTTTAGACATGTGGTAAGTGTTAGGCCGTGACAAGCGACTCGGCCGTCTCAGCAGATGACTGCATTTAATATTTCATGACTCACtttcaggggagggggggtgggggattttggggaggggggttaTTGCTGCCTTGTGGAGCAATCAGTGCGTGCTCAAGTTGATGACAGCGATCGTGCATGTCTGCAACGCCCTCCTCTGTGTAGTGGCAAGTGCTGTCTAACCTTTGCTGTCAGATCCAATCAACTGCGAGTGTGGATCAATGGAACAAGTGTATCGTTCAAATGTGTTTAATTTTTTACCAAGACATGACAAACGTGGGGGGAcgattgcgttttttttttcttgccgtgGAGTGGCCAGCTTTtaagttttaaaacaaaaacagaaagctAAATACAGACAGCTTGAATCCTTTGACGTTGGTTTTGTGTGATGACAAACACGACTTAAAAGTTTTGGGTGACTTTGGAGGCTTATTCCTAACTGTATGATCCACCCTCTATTTTTATCATATTCTAAAGGCCCACTAGCAAAGCAAACCTCCTTTCGGATAATAATAGAGATGATTAATGAGCATGGATAAGAAACACATGACTATCATGTACATCAGCTTGAAATAGAGCATGTGAAATTATGCACAGAAATAAGAATCAATAGAACAACAAGGATGGCAAGGGAGTGAGGAGTGGCCATTTTGGGGTAAAAGGAGCTGTGCTGCTAACTAACGGGACTTTTGCTGCAGCTCACTGGCAGCTTGACTGCAGCAGAGAGTAATGGGGCTGGCAGGGCGGAATCAATTACTGGCCACAACACATTTTCCCACAGGATCGGAGCTTGGGAAAGCAGCGCTTTACTGCAATGCAGACAGCTGGCACTGAACATccaaagaaatgttttcataTCAACTCGTAACTCACCCGAGTTGCGACATGCAAAACGTTACCGCTGCTTTCAAACTGGGCCTACGAGTGGCTCAGTTATCGCCTTCATATAGTAGATTCGTTTTAGATTTCAGGGTTTATAGTTTTTTTCCCTTGTATGAGGAAGATACATTTCAATtaaggctccagcacgccacacacacacaaccccatTGATATGCAATGAGTGTTTTTCCTGCGGCGACATAATGTGTGGCCTTAAAAGTAGCCGGCCGGCTCCACCGTGCCGCTTTCTGTGTCGGGCCAAGCAGGGGGGGGAAATCACGTGCTGTCTCCTGTTGCGCTTATTTGGAAAGCAGCCTTGTGATCTGCCATCTCGCCTTTGTGGACTTGCTAAGTTAAGTGTTAATGGGGAGCATACTTGTAAACGCCATGGCCACGGTCATTGTGAGGGCGCTGCTGAAGGAGCGTGCACCATTGTGGAAAAGAACTTGGAATGGGTGCAATGACCCAGTCAaaattattgatttatttttttatttatctatttatatataccgtattttccggcctataaggcgcaccggactataaggcgcaccttcaatgaatggcccattttaaaactttatccttatataaggcgcaccggactataaggcgcaccattaatgcatcatgtcagatttttaatccaaatcaaatcattctccattttatcttttttatttcaacttcagacggaaacaaattactttataatcataaaataatgatccatagtcttattgagtcatgattcatagtcttcagcgggccactttcatgacacaatgctttgggccagtttaaatttaggaatttggtccatatataaggcgcaccgggctataaggcgcactgttggtttttgagaaaattttaggtttttaggtgcgccttatagggcggaaaatacggtatatatatttttttggccTTGCTTCTATGTATAAAAAGTTTCACATCCAGATTATTATGTTGTGGGAATGGAGTGGACTCCATCTTTACTCAGTAACTGAAACGTGTACACGGATTACCATTAGGTCATCAAAAAATGTTTTCGTGCACAACTTTTGTCTTGGGTAACACAAAGACTAAAAACAGGGCtttgttgttttgattttcacCCGACTtgcatgttttcatttttctcttgtCTGTGTTTTCAAAAACATCCACTTTGAAGTGCCTTTTCATGTTTGCACTTTCAGACTCAAAAGCTGTCGTAAAGCGAAGTTGTTGTTTTCCAGAACTGTGGAGTCAACCGTCCCTTTGGGGGGAATTGGTTTAGACTTTTTAACAACACTTTGAAGCAGTGCCCAACCACTGTCGTGCATAGCGCGGAACACACATATCCTCCATTTTCACCAACAGTGTTTACATGGAAACAACAATGTCGTCTGTTTCAAAAAACATCCTCTTGGAtttcaaatgtttgcatttCCCGTCTTCGTCGCGGTTAAAAACCGTGGCGTGCAAACACCTCCTTATAGCAATCAACGTTGTTTTGTTTCAACATTCTACCAGACGTCCAAGCGGTCATTCAAAATCACCATATGATGCTTTGATTGTTTACGTTGAGCGCGAGTAACCCAAAACTTTTGTTATGGGCGCCTGGACGTCGAAATGCCGGTGTCATtttaaggaggaggagggggaaaaaaaatacgatTTGGAGAACAAGACAAAGAAACAAGGAAGTCAACACATCTTACCTATCCAAAAAGCACAATGAGAATCGATGCCAACAAAGGCAGGAAAGTAAAGAATGAGAAgtaggggaggggaggaggtgggggtgaggggggggggggtgggggttacGATTGGAACGGGTCTCAAGCCTTGGTCCTTTCCCTGCCCAATATAGAGCTTGGGTGCTGGCTGGAACCAGAGGGGGCAGCCAGGAAACTGTGCTTCATAGGATAACATTGTTGTATGGAAGCTGTCTGGGAGACGTTTCCCTTTGCGGGAGCAGCTATTTACAACCAGCATGGGTGGCATTTGCTTTTTCTTGCATAATGCGCCATAGCTCAAAAGCGCACCTTTTGTGCACGCGGCTCCATTGAGCGTGTcggcatgacacacacacacacacacagttgttgACTGACAGGTATAAGATATCGGCATTACACGCAGGCAGGATGCAGGCACGGCTGCGAGCGCCGCTGCTGCCGACAGCCTCGACGGTTGACATAGTAAATCAATCCTGATGGGAGGGCGGGTAgcacggaggggggggggggcgctgggACTCAGCCGGGCCTCTGTCAGACACGCTCAGCCACTCGGCCGGCCAGAGAGAGGGGGACTGTCGACGGGTGGGAGAACGCTCGCCGGGAAGCGCTCACACGGAGATTGAGTTACCACGGAATTAGATCAGGGCTGTGGGAAACAGCACCTCCTAAACACACTCGCGAccgcacacacataaacacacgcaGACCCGCCGGCACACACTCGGCCTCGCACACTATAAAGGGTCACCAAGGGAAACCTGAGGGGAGATGGAGGAAGGCAGCTGGGCACACGCCAGTTTCAAACAAATGCTCGCTTATGCCGTTTAGCTTCCTTCGCTCGGTTTGACGAGACGCCGGTTCAGCCGTGGTCAACGGGCGCCGCTTGGCTTCtatcgaagaaaaaaaaaaaaatgatcacattAGTCAAGTGGAGATTGGGAACATGTTTAGATGCGGCGAGGTGAAATGTCAAGGATTCTGCAGGGAAAATCCTAATTATGTTTAATGGGCCAAAGGAATGTCAGCACTAATGTGAAGGACCTTGACAGTCAGGTGTGACCAGAGTGGGTTTGGGTCTGCATATAATGGATACCACATGACCCTGCTGATATCGCTTTGATACTATAATAGCATCAAAAACAATACTGATGTCTTCCCAAATACACTCAACATACCCCTCATCCTCTGGAAAAGTCATTTGATGGTTTT from Syngnathus typhle isolate RoL2023-S1 ecotype Sweden linkage group LG10, RoL_Styp_1.0, whole genome shotgun sequence includes these protein-coding regions:
- the LOC133161609 gene encoding protein FAM8A1-like, producing the protein MADTENTNMDSDKSKASNALKHRGGEAPQRQDKPKDEKDVPEKCTTAEYCEKLQAWMCQYSTGYVTWQSWLAASAAMSYPCVLQSANVPSTSRLDPSGQYFGVPSSLNAATSGSPSSRRGEAAGGAAVPTQPQQLPQENGNARRPGREYTIPSPLQRLLAEVVDFFILFFIKATIIISIMHLSGIKDVSKFAMHFIIDEIDEETSMEELQKMMLVALVYPILVCFYEIVCIWGAGGATPGKFLIGLRVVTCDSSVLVQPNRVLVVPATDVSLSASTVRALSKNFSIAFFFPAFVTLLFFQHNRTVYDMVAGTIVVKRSRVR
- the fabp4b gene encoding fatty acid binding protein 4b, encoding MVEQFVGTWKLTASENFDEYMKAIGVGFATRQMGNMAKPNLVISVDDAGLITLRSESTFKTKEIKFKLNEEFDENTADDRNTKTIFTFENGKLVQKQTWDGKSTTMEREIQEGKLEAKCIMGDVVALRTYEKEA